A single Clavibacter nebraskensis NCPPB 2581 DNA region contains:
- the coaBC gene encoding bifunctional phosphopantothenoylcysteine decarboxylase/phosphopantothenate--cysteine ligase CoaBC: MMVLVGITGGIAAYKAVGVVRGLVLLGHDVHVVPTEAALRFVGKPTLEAVSRNPVTSDLYDGVSEVRHVALGQKADLIVVAPATAHTLATMALGLSDDLLGTTILASRAPLVVAPAMHTEMWQHPATQANAALLRSRGATLVGPTSGRLTGTDSGPGRMAEVEDVIAAALAAVRPGGRDLEGRRVVVSAGGTREPLDPVRFLGNRSSGRQGVALAVAARDRGADVILVAAHLEVPAPAGVRVVPVSTALELSDAMVREADGADVVIMAAAVADYRPVAVSAGKIKKEEAGDALSVELVRNPDVLQRLAADAAVPRADGTRRVVVGFAAETEEDPAELLRIGRAKLQRKGCDLLVVNRVGWSHGFTAERNTITVLARSGDTLVEASGSKEQVAHQILDVVGAPTPQ, from the coding sequence GTGATGGTCCTCGTGGGGATCACGGGCGGCATCGCGGCCTACAAGGCCGTCGGCGTGGTCCGGGGCCTCGTGCTCCTCGGCCACGACGTGCACGTCGTGCCCACCGAGGCCGCGCTCCGCTTCGTCGGGAAGCCCACGCTCGAGGCCGTCAGCCGCAACCCCGTCACGAGCGACCTCTACGACGGCGTCTCCGAGGTCCGCCACGTGGCGCTCGGCCAGAAGGCCGACCTCATCGTCGTCGCCCCGGCCACCGCCCACACGCTCGCGACCATGGCGCTCGGTCTGTCGGACGACCTGCTCGGCACCACGATCCTCGCCAGCCGCGCGCCCCTCGTCGTCGCCCCCGCGATGCACACCGAGATGTGGCAGCACCCGGCCACGCAGGCGAACGCGGCGCTCCTGCGCTCCCGCGGCGCCACCCTCGTCGGCCCCACGTCGGGCCGCCTCACCGGCACGGACTCCGGGCCGGGCCGCATGGCCGAGGTCGAGGACGTCATCGCCGCCGCCCTCGCCGCCGTCCGCCCCGGCGGGCGGGACCTCGAGGGGCGCCGCGTCGTCGTCTCCGCCGGCGGCACGCGCGAGCCGCTGGATCCCGTGCGCTTCCTCGGCAACCGCTCGTCCGGCCGGCAGGGGGTCGCCCTCGCGGTCGCGGCCCGCGACCGCGGTGCCGACGTCATTCTCGTCGCCGCGCACCTGGAGGTGCCCGCGCCGGCGGGCGTCCGCGTGGTGCCCGTCTCGACCGCGCTCGAGCTCTCCGACGCCATGGTGCGCGAGGCCGACGGCGCCGACGTCGTCATCATGGCGGCGGCCGTCGCCGACTACCGACCCGTCGCCGTCTCCGCGGGCAAGATCAAGAAGGAGGAGGCGGGCGACGCGCTCTCCGTCGAGCTCGTGCGGAACCCGGACGTCCTGCAGCGGCTCGCCGCCGACGCCGCCGTCCCGCGGGCGGACGGCACGCGCCGCGTCGTCGTGGGCTTCGCGGCGGAGACCGAGGAGGACCCGGCCGAGCTACTCCGGATCGGCCGCGCCAAGCTCCAGCGGAAGGGCTGCGACCTGCTCGTCGTCAACAGGGTCGGATGGTCTCACGGGTTCACCGCGGAGCGCAACACCATCACGGTGCTCGCGAGGTCCGGCGATACACTCGTGGAGGCCTCCGGCTCCAAGGAGCAGGTGGCCCATCAAATTCTCGACGTAGTGGGAGCGCCGACGCCGCAGTAG
- the rpoZ gene encoding DNA-directed RNA polymerase subunit omega — protein sequence MVDKTQGIIDPPIDELLSKVDSKYALVIFASKRARQINDYYADLHEGSLFDNVGPLVDSTIDDKPLSVAMHEINEDKLVATPIAEPAAS from the coding sequence ATGGTTGACAAGACCCAGGGCATCATCGACCCGCCCATCGACGAGCTCCTCTCGAAGGTCGACTCGAAGTACGCGCTCGTGATCTTCGCCTCGAAGCGGGCCCGCCAGATCAACGACTACTACGCCGACCTGCACGAGGGCAGCCTGTTCGACAACGTCGGACCGCTCGTCGACTCCACCATCGACGACAAGCCCCTCTCGGTCGCCATGCACGAGATCAACGAGGACAAGCTCGTCGCCACGCCCATCGCGGAGCCCGCGGCCTCCTAG
- the gmk gene encoding guanylate kinase has product MRPEPPEVDRVAASQAAVAARRARAQVKHDIVTGERTPLGVLDASADPARRAEATLRVTEFLTSIPNIGPTKLERILAELGISTAKRLGGLGVHQRVRLTRFLEEWQAAKQIVEPSRLVVLAGPTAVGKGTVSTFIRENEPDVLLSVSATTRAPRPGEVEGVNYYFVSDAEFDRMVEQQELLEWATVHNAHRYGTPRAPIDAALAEGRSVLLEIDIQGARQVRAAMPEARLVFLLPPTWEELVRRLVGRGTEGPEEQQRRLDTAKVELAAQDEFDHLVVNRDVAEAAREVVDLMRSRKAVGP; this is encoded by the coding sequence ATGAGGCCCGAACCACCCGAGGTCGACCGGGTCGCCGCGTCGCAGGCCGCCGTCGCCGCCCGTCGCGCGCGCGCGCAGGTGAAGCACGACATCGTCACGGGGGAGCGCACGCCGCTCGGCGTGCTCGACGCGTCCGCGGATCCGGCCCGCCGCGCCGAGGCCACCCTCCGCGTCACCGAGTTCCTCACGAGCATCCCGAACATCGGCCCCACCAAGCTCGAGCGGATCCTCGCCGAGCTCGGCATCTCCACCGCCAAGCGCCTCGGCGGCCTGGGCGTGCACCAGCGTGTGCGCCTCACGCGCTTCCTCGAGGAGTGGCAGGCGGCGAAGCAGATCGTGGAGCCCAGCCGCCTCGTCGTGCTCGCGGGTCCCACCGCGGTGGGCAAGGGGACCGTCTCCACATTCATCCGTGAGAACGAGCCCGACGTGCTGCTCTCCGTCTCCGCCACCACGCGCGCGCCGCGTCCGGGCGAGGTCGAGGGCGTCAACTACTACTTCGTCTCCGACGCCGAGTTCGACCGCATGGTCGAGCAGCAGGAGCTCCTCGAGTGGGCGACGGTGCACAACGCCCACCGCTACGGCACCCCGCGCGCGCCCATCGACGCCGCGCTGGCCGAGGGTCGGAGCGTGCTGCTCGAGATCGACATCCAGGGCGCGCGCCAGGTGAGGGCCGCGATGCCCGAGGCGCGGCTCGTGTTCCTGCTGCCGCCCACCTGGGAGGAGCTCGTGCGCCGCCTGGTCGGCCGCGGCACCGAGGGGCCCGAGGAGCAGCAGCGCCGGCTGGACACCGCGAAGGTGGAGCTGGCCGCGCAGGACGAGTTCGACCACCTCGTCGTCAACCGCGATGTCGCGGAGGCGGCGCGCGAGGTCGTAGACTTGATGAGATCCAGGAAGGCCGTCGGTCCATGA
- the pyrF gene encoding orotidine-5'-phosphate decarboxylase, translating to MTIADGGAAPVAPPFGARLARAFRERGHLCVGIDPHRSLLDAWGLADDARGLEEFGLRVVEATAGRAGIVKPQVAFFERDGSAGYAALERVLAAARDAGLLVIADAKRGDIGSTVDAYGAAWLAPDSPLRADAVTLTAYTGVGSLDGVRAAADAWGAGVFVLAATSNPEARDLQRAVLPADGSAAGSAARTVARGIQDAAVAANGPLDAPSTDPGAFGLVVGATVDAADAGLDLARLVRTPILAPGFGHQGALLGDVRKLFGPAAGVVIAAASRSILAAGPRRVAEAVTDHAGRLEEVLP from the coding sequence GTGACGATCGCGGATGGCGGGGCGGCCCCGGTCGCCCCGCCGTTCGGCGCGCGCCTCGCCCGCGCGTTCCGCGAGCGCGGGCACCTGTGCGTCGGCATCGACCCGCACCGGTCGCTGCTCGACGCGTGGGGCCTCGCCGACGACGCGCGCGGCCTCGAGGAGTTCGGCCTGCGCGTGGTCGAGGCGACCGCGGGGCGGGCCGGCATCGTCAAGCCGCAGGTCGCGTTCTTCGAGCGCGACGGATCCGCCGGGTACGCCGCCCTCGAGCGCGTGCTCGCTGCGGCGCGCGACGCGGGTCTCCTCGTGATCGCCGACGCCAAGCGCGGCGACATCGGCTCCACGGTCGACGCGTACGGCGCCGCCTGGCTCGCGCCCGACAGCCCGCTGCGCGCCGACGCCGTCACCCTCACGGCCTACACGGGCGTCGGATCTCTGGACGGCGTCCGCGCCGCGGCCGACGCGTGGGGCGCGGGCGTCTTCGTCCTCGCCGCCACCTCGAACCCCGAGGCGCGGGACCTGCAGCGCGCGGTGCTCCCGGCCGACGGATCCGCCGCCGGGTCCGCCGCGCGCACGGTCGCGCGCGGGATCCAGGACGCCGCCGTCGCCGCGAACGGCCCCCTCGACGCCCCCTCGACGGATCCCGGCGCCTTCGGCCTCGTGGTCGGCGCGACCGTCGACGCCGCGGACGCCGGGCTCGACCTCGCGCGGCTCGTCCGCACCCCGATCCTCGCGCCCGGCTTCGGCCACCAGGGCGCGCTGCTCGGCGATGTCCGGAAGCTGTTCGGCCCGGCCGCCGGCGTTGTGATCGCGGCCGCGTCGCGGAGTATCCTCGCGGCAGGGCCACGGCGTGTCGCGGAGGCCGTCACCGACCACGCCGGACGACTCGAAGAGGTGCTGCCATGA
- the carB gene encoding carbamoyl-phosphate synthase large subunit, whose product MPKRDDINSVLVIGSGPIVIGQAAEFDYSGTQACRVLREEGVRVILVNSNPATIMTDPGFADATYIEPITSEVLEKIIIKEKPDAVLPTLGGQTALNAAIRLDELGILAKHGVELIGAKVEAIQKGEDRQLFKDLVIESGADVARSHVAKTLEQAVEFAEDLGYPLVIRPSFTMGGLGSGFAHTRQELERMVADGLQSSPTTEVLLEESILGWKEYELELMRDTADNTVVVCSIENVDPVGVHTGDSITVAPALTLTDREYQHMRDIGIDIIRRVGVDTGGCNIQFAVDPTNGRLIVIEMNPRVSRSSALASKATGFPIAKIAAKLAIGYRLDEIPNDITKVTPASFEPTLDYVVVKVPRFAFEKFPAADAELTTTMKSVGEAMAIGRNYSTALQKALRSLEKRGSSFHWGPESRSVDELLEVSRTPTDGRIVTVQQALRAGATAEQVFDATKIDPWFIDQIVLINEVADAVRDADSLDAATLREAKDHGFSDAQIAEIRGLAEQEVRDARHAADIRPVYKTVDTCAGEFPALTPYHYSSYDSETEIVPSDRRKVIILGSGPNRIGQGIEFDYSCVHASFALSDAGYETIMINCNPETVSTDYDTSDRLYFEPLTLEDVLEIVHVEQQAGELVGVVVQLGGQTALGLAKGLEAAGVPILGTSPSAIDLAEERGLFSGILDAAGLVAPRNGTATAIDEAVVVAEGIGYPVLVRPSYVLGGRGMEIVFDTATLHDYFLRMADQGIIGAGKPLLIDRFLDDAIEIDIDAIYDGTELYVGGVMEHIEEAGIHSGDSSCTLPPVTLGRGQIQQVVDATRAIAEGVGVRGLLNVQFAIGAGVLYVLEANPRASRTVPFVSKALGIPLAKAASLVMVGTSITELKASGLLPERDGSDVPMDSPVAVKEAVLPFKRFRTKDGLIVDSVLGPEMRSTGEVMGIDRDFPRAFAKSQEAAFGGLPLSGTVFVSVADRDKRSIVLPVLRLQQLGFEVLATAGTAEILSRNGIQARVVRKYSEEPAAGDSPSIVDLINRDEVDVVINTPSGRTARADGYEIRAAAVAADKALFTTIAQLTAAVASFDAIRAGFDVTSLQDYAIAREARR is encoded by the coding sequence ATGCCCAAGCGCGACGACATCAACAGCGTCCTCGTCATCGGCTCCGGGCCGATCGTCATCGGCCAGGCCGCCGAGTTCGACTACTCCGGCACGCAGGCCTGCCGCGTGCTCCGCGAGGAGGGCGTGCGCGTCATCCTCGTGAACTCCAACCCCGCCACAATCATGACCGACCCGGGGTTCGCCGACGCGACCTACATCGAGCCGATCACGAGCGAGGTGCTCGAGAAGATCATCATCAAGGAGAAGCCCGACGCGGTGCTCCCCACCCTCGGCGGCCAGACGGCGCTCAACGCGGCCATCCGCCTCGACGAGCTCGGCATCCTCGCCAAGCACGGCGTGGAGCTCATCGGCGCGAAGGTCGAGGCCATCCAGAAGGGCGAGGACCGCCAGCTCTTCAAGGACCTCGTCATCGAGTCCGGCGCCGACGTCGCCCGCTCGCACGTCGCGAAGACGCTCGAGCAGGCCGTGGAGTTCGCCGAGGACCTCGGCTACCCGCTCGTGATCCGCCCGTCCTTCACCATGGGCGGGCTCGGCTCCGGCTTCGCGCACACGCGCCAGGAGCTCGAGCGCATGGTCGCGGACGGCCTGCAGTCGAGCCCCACCACCGAGGTGCTCCTCGAGGAGTCGATCCTCGGCTGGAAGGAGTACGAGCTCGAGCTCATGCGCGACACGGCCGACAACACGGTCGTCGTCTGCTCGATCGAGAACGTCGACCCGGTCGGCGTGCACACGGGCGACTCGATCACGGTCGCGCCGGCGCTCACGCTCACCGACCGCGAGTACCAGCACATGCGCGACATCGGCATCGACATCATCCGCCGGGTGGGCGTCGATACGGGCGGCTGCAACATCCAGTTCGCGGTGGATCCGACGAACGGCCGCCTCATCGTCATCGAGATGAACCCGCGCGTCTCCCGCTCGAGCGCGCTCGCGTCGAAGGCCACGGGCTTCCCGATCGCGAAGATCGCGGCGAAGCTCGCCATCGGGTACCGCCTCGACGAGATCCCCAACGACATCACCAAGGTCACGCCCGCGAGCTTCGAGCCCACGCTCGACTACGTGGTCGTGAAGGTGCCGCGCTTCGCGTTCGAGAAGTTCCCCGCCGCGGACGCCGAGCTCACCACCACCATGAAGTCGGTGGGCGAGGCCATGGCCATCGGCCGCAACTACTCCACCGCGCTGCAGAAGGCGCTGCGCTCGCTCGAGAAGCGCGGATCCTCGTTCCACTGGGGCCCCGAGAGCCGCTCGGTCGACGAGCTGCTCGAGGTCAGCCGCACGCCCACCGACGGCCGGATCGTCACGGTGCAGCAGGCGCTCCGCGCGGGCGCCACGGCGGAGCAGGTCTTCGACGCCACGAAGATCGACCCCTGGTTCATCGACCAGATCGTGCTCATCAACGAGGTCGCCGACGCCGTGCGCGACGCCGACTCCCTCGACGCGGCGACGCTCCGCGAGGCCAAGGACCACGGCTTCTCGGACGCGCAGATCGCCGAGATCCGCGGCCTCGCCGAGCAGGAGGTGCGCGACGCGCGCCACGCGGCCGACATCCGCCCCGTCTACAAGACGGTCGACACGTGCGCGGGGGAGTTCCCGGCGCTCACGCCGTACCACTACTCCAGCTACGACTCCGAGACGGAGATCGTGCCGTCCGACCGCCGCAAGGTGATCATCCTGGGCTCCGGCCCGAACCGCATCGGCCAGGGCATCGAGTTCGACTACTCGTGCGTGCACGCGTCCTTCGCGCTCTCCGACGCCGGATACGAGACCATCATGATCAACTGCAACCCGGAGACGGTCTCGACCGACTACGACACGAGCGACCGGCTCTACTTCGAGCCGCTCACGCTCGAGGACGTGCTCGAGATCGTGCACGTCGAGCAGCAGGCGGGCGAGCTCGTGGGCGTCGTCGTGCAGCTCGGCGGCCAGACGGCGCTCGGGCTCGCCAAGGGCCTCGAGGCCGCGGGCGTCCCCATCCTCGGCACGAGCCCGTCGGCCATCGACCTCGCGGAGGAGCGGGGCCTGTTCTCCGGCATCCTCGACGCCGCGGGCCTCGTCGCGCCGCGCAACGGCACGGCCACCGCGATCGACGAGGCCGTGGTCGTCGCGGAGGGGATCGGCTACCCCGTGCTCGTCCGCCCCAGCTACGTGCTCGGCGGCCGCGGCATGGAGATCGTCTTCGACACCGCCACCCTGCACGACTACTTCCTGCGCATGGCCGACCAGGGCATCATCGGCGCGGGGAAGCCCCTCCTCATCGACCGGTTCCTCGACGACGCCATCGAGATCGACATCGACGCCATCTACGACGGCACCGAGCTGTACGTCGGCGGCGTCATGGAGCACATCGAGGAGGCCGGGATCCACTCGGGCGACTCGAGCTGCACGCTCCCGCCCGTGACCCTCGGCCGCGGCCAGATCCAGCAGGTCGTCGACGCCACGCGCGCCATCGCCGAGGGCGTGGGCGTGCGCGGCCTCCTCAACGTGCAGTTCGCGATCGGCGCGGGCGTGCTCTACGTCCTCGAGGCGAACCCGCGCGCGAGCCGCACGGTGCCATTCGTCTCGAAGGCGCTCGGCATCCCGCTCGCGAAGGCCGCGTCGCTCGTCATGGTCGGCACGTCCATCACAGAGCTCAAGGCCTCGGGGCTCCTGCCCGAGCGCGACGGATCCGACGTGCCGATGGACTCGCCCGTCGCGGTGAAGGAGGCCGTGCTGCCCTTCAAGCGGTTCCGCACGAAGGACGGCCTCATCGTCGACTCGGTGCTCGGCCCGGAGATGCGCTCCACCGGCGAGGTCATGGGCATCGACCGCGACTTCCCGCGCGCGTTCGCGAAGAGCCAGGAGGCGGCGTTCGGCGGCCTCCCGCTCTCCGGCACGGTGTTCGTCTCGGTCGCCGACCGCGACAAGCGCTCCATCGTGCTGCCGGTGCTCCGCCTCCAGCAGCTCGGCTTCGAGGTGCTCGCGACCGCGGGCACGGCGGAGATCCTCAGCCGCAACGGGATCCAGGCGCGTGTCGTCCGCAAGTACAGCGAGGAGCCCGCCGCGGGCGACTCGCCGTCGATCGTGGACCTCATCAACCGCGACGAGGTGGACGTGGTCATCAACACGCCGTCGGGACGCACCGCCCGCGCGGACGGCTACGAGATCCGCGCGGCGGCCGTCGCGGCCGACAAGGCGCTGTTCACGACCATCGCGCAGCTCACCGCCGCGGTCGCGTCGTTCGACGCCATCCGCGCGGGCTTCGACGTCACGAGCCTGCAGGACTACGCGATCGCCCGCGAGGCCCGCAGGTGA
- the carA gene encoding glutamine-hydrolyzing carbamoyl-phosphate synthase small subunit: protein MARHEPAVLVLEDGRRYVGRAYGARGVTLGEAVFATGMTGYQETITDPSYAGQIVLQTAPHIGNTGMNDDDMESRRIWVAGYVVRDPSRVVSNFRGQRTLEDDLVAQGVVGISGIDTRAVTRRIRDEGAMRAGVFSGEAFALGDDEQLAQVRQAPDMTGRNLSAEVSTQETYTIPAVGDRIGSVAVLDLGIKTATVKHLAARGLDVHVVPQSITTEQLAELAPTAVFYSNGPGDPEASQYHVELLQDVLRKGIPFFGICFGNQLLGRALGFDTYKLPFGHRGINQPVLDRRTGRVEITSQNHGFAVSAPLDGPVDSPAGFGRAEVSHVSLNDQVVEGLNCLDIPAFSVQYHPEAAAGPHDSSYLFDRFIELIHAAGDAPASAATPQETV, encoded by the coding sequence ATGGCCCGACACGAACCAGCAGTCCTGGTGCTCGAGGACGGACGGAGGTACGTCGGACGCGCGTACGGCGCCCGCGGCGTGACCCTCGGCGAGGCCGTCTTCGCGACCGGCATGACCGGCTACCAGGAGACGATCACCGACCCGTCCTACGCGGGCCAGATCGTGCTCCAGACGGCGCCGCACATCGGCAACACCGGCATGAACGACGACGACATGGAATCCCGCCGCATCTGGGTCGCCGGCTACGTCGTCCGCGACCCCTCGCGCGTGGTCTCGAACTTCCGCGGGCAGCGCACGCTCGAGGACGACCTCGTCGCGCAGGGCGTGGTCGGCATCTCCGGCATCGACACGCGCGCCGTCACGCGCCGGATCCGCGACGAGGGCGCCATGCGCGCCGGCGTCTTCTCCGGCGAGGCCTTCGCGCTCGGCGACGACGAGCAGCTCGCGCAGGTGCGGCAGGCGCCCGACATGACGGGCCGCAACCTCTCCGCCGAGGTGTCCACGCAGGAGACGTACACGATCCCCGCCGTCGGCGATCGCATCGGATCCGTCGCCGTGCTCGACCTCGGGATCAAGACCGCGACGGTGAAGCACCTCGCGGCCCGCGGCCTCGACGTGCACGTGGTGCCGCAGTCGATCACCACGGAGCAGCTCGCCGAGCTCGCGCCCACCGCCGTGTTCTACTCGAACGGCCCCGGCGACCCCGAGGCCTCGCAGTACCACGTCGAGCTGCTGCAGGACGTGCTGCGGAAGGGCATCCCGTTCTTCGGGATCTGCTTCGGCAACCAGCTCCTCGGCCGCGCCCTCGGGTTCGACACCTACAAGCTGCCGTTCGGCCACCGCGGGATCAACCAGCCCGTGCTCGACCGCCGCACGGGCCGCGTCGAGATCACGAGCCAGAACCACGGCTTCGCGGTCTCCGCGCCGCTCGACGGCCCCGTGGACAGCCCCGCCGGCTTCGGCCGCGCGGAGGTCAGCCACGTCTCGCTCAACGACCAGGTGGTCGAGGGGCTCAACTGCCTCGACATCCCCGCCTTCAGCGTGCAGTACCACCCGGAGGCGGCCGCCGGCCCGCACGACTCGTCGTACCTCTTCGACCGGTTCATCGAGCTGATCCACGCCGCGGGCGACGCCCCCGCATCCGCCGCGACCCCCCAGGAGACCGTGTAA
- a CDS encoding PH-like domain-containing protein, with translation MSDRIGPAITVIAFLLLLLALMVLGWRARRRRQRALPEPPRPPAGLAAPALEVDVLYVATTTAGQPLDRLTVRPLGFRGRAAARVHDAGLVLAIDGEREVLVPADRITGSGLATYAIDRVVEEGGLVAVTWILDPAAATAVDTYLRVIDPREKTALVDALHQITRPAHDDDNEGK, from the coding sequence ATGAGCGACCGCATCGGACCCGCGATCACGGTGATCGCCTTCCTCCTCCTGCTCCTCGCGCTCATGGTGCTCGGCTGGCGCGCGCGCCGCCGACGCCAGCGCGCGCTGCCCGAGCCGCCGCGTCCGCCCGCGGGGCTCGCAGCGCCCGCGCTCGAGGTCGACGTGCTCTACGTCGCCACGACCACGGCCGGCCAGCCGCTCGACCGGCTGACCGTCCGGCCCCTCGGCTTCCGGGGGCGCGCCGCGGCCCGGGTGCACGACGCGGGCCTCGTGCTGGCGATCGACGGCGAGCGCGAGGTGCTCGTGCCCGCCGACCGCATCACGGGATCCGGGCTCGCGACCTACGCGATCGACCGCGTCGTGGAGGAGGGCGGCCTCGTGGCCGTGACCTGGATCCTCGACCCCGCGGCCGCGACCGCGGTCGACACGTACCTCCGGGTGATCGACCCGCGCGAGAAGACCGCGCTCGTCGACGCCCTCCACCAGATCACGCGCCCTGCGCACGACGACGACAACGAAGGGAAGTGA
- a CDS encoding dihydroorotase, whose protein sequence is MTQNDTIQGDAHLIRGATLPSGERADILVADGVIREIGPDLTAPAGARVIEADGLVALPGLVDLHVHLREPGYEQSETVLTGSRAAALGGFTAVFAMANTMPVQDTAGVVEQVKALGDAAGYATVRPIGAVSVGLAGESLAEIGAMAASRAAVRVFSDDGKCVADPLLMRRALEYVKAFDGVIAQHAQDPRLTEGATMNEGALSGELGITGWPAVAEESIIARDVLLAEHVGSRLHVCHVSTAGSVDVIRWAKARGVEVTAEVTPHHLLLTEDLVAGYDARYKVNPPLRRREDVEALRAALADGTIDVVATDHAPHPTEAKDCEWDAAAFGMVGLESALSVVQLAMVDTGLLDWQGVARVMSHVPARIGRLAEHGHALAGGSPADITLYDPSASRVFGRDDLGGLSGNSPYLEMTLPGRVVATFHRGYPTVLDGALVDHETVARAAVLRDRRDADARDAASTDAGAGRA, encoded by the coding sequence ATGACCCAGAACGACACGATCCAGGGCGACGCCCACTTGATCCGCGGCGCGACCCTGCCCTCGGGCGAGCGCGCCGACATCCTCGTCGCCGACGGGGTCATCCGCGAGATCGGGCCCGACCTCACGGCGCCCGCCGGTGCGCGCGTCATCGAGGCCGACGGCCTCGTCGCGCTGCCCGGCCTCGTCGACCTGCACGTGCACCTGCGCGAGCCCGGCTACGAGCAGAGCGAGACCGTGCTCACGGGATCCCGCGCCGCGGCCCTCGGCGGCTTCACCGCCGTCTTCGCGATGGCGAACACCATGCCCGTGCAGGACACAGCGGGCGTGGTCGAGCAGGTCAAGGCGCTCGGCGACGCGGCCGGCTACGCGACCGTCCGCCCCATCGGCGCCGTCTCGGTGGGGCTCGCGGGGGAGTCGTTGGCCGAGATCGGCGCGATGGCCGCCAGCCGCGCGGCCGTGCGCGTCTTCTCCGACGACGGCAAGTGCGTCGCGGACCCGTTGCTCATGCGCCGCGCGCTCGAGTACGTGAAGGCCTTCGACGGCGTCATCGCGCAGCACGCGCAGGACCCGCGCCTCACCGAGGGCGCCACCATGAACGAGGGCGCGCTGTCCGGCGAGCTCGGCATCACGGGCTGGCCCGCGGTCGCCGAGGAGTCGATCATCGCGCGCGACGTGCTGCTCGCCGAGCACGTCGGATCCCGGCTCCACGTCTGCCACGTCTCCACCGCGGGCTCGGTCGACGTGATCCGCTGGGCCAAGGCCCGCGGCGTCGAGGTCACCGCCGAGGTCACGCCGCACCACCTCCTGCTCACCGAGGACCTGGTCGCCGGCTACGACGCGCGCTACAAGGTGAACCCGCCGCTCCGGCGCCGCGAGGACGTCGAGGCCCTCCGCGCCGCGCTCGCCGACGGCACGATCGACGTCGTCGCCACCGACCACGCGCCGCATCCGACGGAGGCCAAGGACTGCGAGTGGGACGCCGCTGCGTTCGGCATGGTCGGCCTCGAGTCGGCGCTCTCCGTGGTGCAGCTCGCCATGGTCGACACCGGGCTCCTCGACTGGCAGGGCGTCGCGCGCGTCATGTCGCACGTGCCCGCGCGCATCGGCCGGCTCGCCGAGCACGGGCACGCGCTCGCCGGCGGATCCCCGGCCGACATCACGCTCTACGACCCGTCCGCGTCGCGCGTCTTCGGCCGCGACGACCTCGGCGGGCTCAGCGGCAACTCGCCCTACCTGGAGATGACGCTGCCCGGCCGCGTCGTCGCGACCTTCCACCGCGGCTACCCGACCGTGCTCGACGGCGCGCTCGTCGACCACGAGACGGTCGCCCGCGCCGCCGTGCTGCGCGACCGCCGGGACGCCGACGCGCGCGACGCGGCCTCCACCGACGCCGGGGCGGGACGCGCATGA
- a CDS encoding aspartate carbamoyltransferase catalytic subunit, with protein MRHLLSTRDLSRDEAVHILDVAEDMADVGTREIKKTPALRGRTVVNLFFEDSTRTRISFEAAAKRLSADVINFSAKGSSVSKGESLKDTAQTLQAMGADGVVVRHPSSGAPHTLAGSGWIDAGIVNAGDGTHEHPTQALLDAFTIRRRLHGSAARGKGLDGTRVVIVGDVLHSRVARSNAWLLTTLGAEVTLVAPPTLVPVGVGSWPVTVRYDLDAALVEGKPDAVMMLRIQAERMRAAFFPNPREYARIWGLDDARLALLGPDTIVMHPGPMNRGLEISAAAADSERSTVREQVANGVSVRMAVLYLLLSGDGKADR; from the coding sequence ATGAGGCACCTGCTCTCCACCCGCGACCTGTCCCGGGACGAGGCGGTCCACATCCTCGACGTCGCCGAGGACATGGCCGACGTCGGCACGCGCGAGATCAAGAAGACCCCCGCGCTCCGCGGCCGCACGGTCGTCAACCTCTTCTTCGAGGACTCCACCCGCACGCGCATCTCCTTCGAGGCCGCCGCCAAGCGCCTGTCGGCCGACGTCATCAACTTCAGCGCCAAGGGGTCGAGCGTCTCCAAGGGCGAGAGCCTCAAGGACACCGCGCAGACGCTGCAGGCGATGGGCGCCGACGGCGTGGTCGTCCGCCACCCCTCCTCGGGCGCGCCGCACACGCTCGCGGGCAGCGGCTGGATCGACGCGGGCATCGTCAACGCGGGCGACGGCACGCACGAGCACCCCACGCAGGCGCTGCTCGACGCGTTCACCATCCGCCGTCGGCTGCACGGATCCGCCGCGCGCGGGAAGGGCCTCGACGGCACGCGCGTCGTCATCGTCGGCGACGTGCTGCACAGCCGGGTCGCGCGCTCGAACGCGTGGCTGCTCACGACGCTCGGCGCCGAGGTCACGCTCGTCGCGCCGCCTACGCTCGTGCCGGTGGGCGTCGGATCCTGGCCCGTCACCGTGCGCTACGACCTCGATGCGGCGCTGGTCGAGGGGAAGCCCGACGCCGTGATGATGCTCCGGATCCAGGCCGAGCGCATGCGCGCCGCCTTCTTCCCGAACCCGCGCGAGTACGCGCGCATCTGGGGGCTGGACGACGCGCGCCTCGCGCTCCTCGGGCCCGATACGATCGTCATGCACCCGGGGCCCATGAACCGCGGGCTCGAGATATCCGCCGCCGCCGCCGACTCGGAGAGGTCCACGGTGCGCGAGCAGGTCGCCAACGGCGTCTCGGTGCGCATGGCCGTCCTCTATCTCCTGCTGTCCGGCGACGGGAAGGCCGACCGATGA